In Mustela nigripes isolate SB6536 chromosome 10, MUSNIG.SB6536, whole genome shotgun sequence, one DNA window encodes the following:
- the LBR gene encoding delta(14)-sterol reductase LBR: MPSRKFADGEVVRGRWPGSSLYYEVEILSHDSQSQLYTVKYKDGTELELKENDIKPLTSFRQRKSGSTSSSPSRRRGSRSRSRSRSPGRPLRSSRRSASASHQADIKEMRKEVLEVKLTPLVLKPFGNSLSRYNGEPERTERDGLPPRNTEEKFHLSEESRYISTQYSLRPRREEIKLKDIDSKEENIVATKGSTLWKTSEEPATQTKALEFGGVPGAFLIMLGLPAFLFLLLLMCKQKEPRLLNFPPPLPALSDLWETRVFGVYLLWFFLQALFYLLPIGKVVEGMPLTDGRRLKYRLNGFYAFLLTAAAVGAAVFWGLELLYIYRHFLQLVLAAFAFTVGLSTYLAIRAAGAPAAALAPGSSGNAIYDFFIGRELNPRIGTFDLKYFCELRPGLIGWVVVNLVMLLAEMKVQGRAAPSLAMILVNSFQLLYVVDALWNEEALLTTMDITHDGFGFMLAFGDLVWVPFIYSFQAFYLVHHPNEVSWPMASLIIALKLCGYVIFRCANSQKNAFRKNPSDPKLAHLKTIHTSTGKNLLVSGWWGFVRHPNYLGDLIMALAWSLPCGFKHILPYFYVIYFAVLLVHREARDERHCRRKYGLAWEKYRRHVPYRIIPYIY; the protein is encoded by the exons CCTTTAACTTCCTTTAGACAAAGGAAAAGTGGCTCGACGTCCAGTTCTCCCTCCAGACGCCGAGGGAGTAGGTCAAGGTCGCGCTCCCGATCCCCTGGTCGACCACTGAGGAGTTCCCGTCGATCCGCCTCTGCTTCACACCAGGCTGACAtaaaggagatgaggaaggaagtcCTGGAAGTGAAGCTGACTCCGCTGGTGCTG AAGCCGTTTGGGAACAGCCTCAGCAGATACAATGGGGAGCCTGAGCGCACAGAGAGGGATGGCCTGCCCCCCAGAAACACTGAG GAAAAATTCCATTTGTCGGAAGAAAGTCGTTACATATCTACACAGTATAGCCTTCGGCCAAGAAGAGAAGAGATCAAATTAAAAGACATAGATTCTAAGGAAGAAAACATTGTTGCAACAAAAGGATCTACATTATGGAAAACCTCTGAAGAGCCAGCCACGCAGACCAAGGCCCTGGAGTTCGGTGGAGTCCCTG GTGCATTTCTCATCATGCTCGGCttgcctgccttcctcttcctgttGCTGCTCATGTGCAAACAGAAGGAGCCCCGTCTTCTGAATTTCCCGCCTCCGTTGCCAGCTTTGTCTGATCTGTGGGAAACCAGAGTGTTCGGGGTCTATCTGCTCTGGTTTTTTCTTCAGGCTCTGTTCTACCTCCTGCCGATCGGGAAG gttgTGGAAGGAATGCCTCTTACTGATGGAAGAAGACTAAAGTATAGATTGAatg GGTTCTATGCTTTCCTGCTGACCGCCGCGGCCGTTGGTGCGGCCGTGTTCTGGGGCCTGGAGCTGCTCTACATCTACCGCCATTTCCTGCAGCTGGTGCTGGCTGCCTTCGCCTTCACCGTGGGCCTCAGCACCTACCTGGCCATACGGGCTGCGGGTGCCCCCGCGGctgccctggcccctggcagcTCTG GAAACGCCATCTATGATTTCTTCATTGGCCGTGAGCTTAATCCTCGGATTGGTACTTTTGACCTCAAATACTTTTGTGAATTGCGCCCCGGACTGATCGGATGG GTGGTTGTGAACTTGGTGATGCTTTTGGCGGAGATGAAGGTACAGGGTCGAGCCGCTCCGTCCTTGGCGATGATTTTGGTGAACAGTTTCCAGCTCTTGTACGTGGTGGATGCTCTCTGGAACGAG GAAGCATTGTTGACAACCATGGACATCACCCACGATGGGTTTGGATTCATGCTGGCTTTTGGAGACTTAGTGTGGGTTCCCTTCATCTATAGCTTTCAAGCCTTTTATCTCGTCCACCATCCCAACGAAGTATCCTGGCCCATGGCCTCTCTGATTATTGCTCTGAAAC tttgTGGATATGTAATCTTCCGATGTGCAAATTCTCAGAAAAATGCATTCCGGAAAAATCCCAGTGACCCAAAGCTTGCAC ATCTAAAAACCATCCATACTTCAACTGGAAAAAATCTTCTAGTTTCTGGATGGTGGGGCTTCGTTCGTCACCCCAATTACTTGGGTGACCTCATCATGGCCCTGGCGTGGTCCCTCCCCTGTG GTTTTAAGCACATTCTGCCCTATTTCTACGTGATCTACTTTGCCGTGCTGCTGGTGCACCGCGAGGCCCGTGATGAGCGCCACTGCCGGAGGAAGTATGGCCTGGCCTGGGAGAAGTACCGCCGCCATGTGCCCTACCGCATCATCCCCTACATCTACTAG